The genomic region TCGGAAAGCTTATGAGCATATGAATTCCAGAGCACCCCTGAAAACAatcttgaacactgccaagtgtgaccccagaGGAAAATTAAATTTCCTGCTTAGtagaaaaatactgaaataagTGACCAAAGTAATGGGCCACCAAATCCAGGcctttttaaaacaaagattCTTCACTTACAAAATTTGGGATTGATACTCTgggtaatgtgtgtgtgtgtgtgtgtgtgtgtgtgtgtgtgtgtaaaaccatTTAAATTCAAGAAATTAACTTACTGAAATAtataggaagagaaagaaaaagatatacaaGGAAACAGAGTACATGGCTTCTCCTGAATAAAAGAATCTGAGTGTATACATCTCAGGATGAGTTTCTGGTAAATCCTCTAGAGAAGGGTATACATGGAACACATTTTTAAATGACTAAGTTGATAATAAATATGGAAATAATTATGAGAAGCACCTTATTCAGTCTCTGTTTCTGAgcatttctaaagtattttttaaatttctactgtaTGTAAtgaaatatgacaaaaataattaGACTTTTCAGGAATATTTAATGCATGAGGAAAATTAATTGTAAAAGCATAAGGCAATTTAATGAATAAAGTGGAGTTAAATAGGGAAACATCAAATGTTATTTGCGTTATTTTTACAATAAGTAATAAGATCCAAAGCTATGACTGGAAAACAGAGTAACATGAAAAATAGAGTCATGTGAGAAATTACCAAATAATTATGCACTGCACATAAATAGACTAGTGATATACTCAAAATCTTGGTTACTgcaggaaatttctttttttatataatattattggcTTTGGATGAATGTAGTTAATggatatattttcaatttttaaagagGACTAAGAGGCTGGtccgagtgcagtggtgtttacaattaattgatcacagccagttacagatttcttagatccttctccactcccactgcttgactagcctgaaaaaaaataaagagggctaagatattatctttaaaataaaaatagtaaacagTAATTCTGTAATTTGAAGTTATTATTGACAGCAGATCCTAAACTAGTCATAACCTAAGcttcattattaaatatatttatttgtgccaattattttcctttttaattattcTAACAATGAtgtaaagttaattttatttgtttgtttgtttgtttggttggttttttgggccacacccagtgatgctcaggggttactcctggctatgcgctcagaaattgcacctggtttgagggaacatatgggatcctggggatcaaatcaaagtccatcctgcatcagctgcatgcaaggcaaatgccctactgtcgTGTTAGTGCTCCACTTCCCATGCTAATTTAAATACTATCTATCCATTACccaataatttattatatgagatttttaaaatatcattatgcTGTAGCAGGGTAGCACATAGTGGTATTAAATTATATCAATTTATATCACAAAATAAACACAGTGGGTTGAATAGGTAGAGGAAACTTTAAAGAATACTAAATACTAACTAGGGGAAAATCTCTCAAATCCTAATGTAGGGGAAGCCATCATGTATTATTCAAAAAAAATAGTCTCtgtaaggggtctcaaactcaatttacctgcgggccgcaggaggcaaagtcgggatgatccttgagtgcaaagtcagtagtaatccttgaacattggggggtgtgacccaaacaactaaaacaaaacaaaacaaaaatagattcctctagggcaggaccacaaaatgttatatggagggctgtttgtggcttgcgggctgcaagtttgagacccctgtatggATACACATAACTTAAAGGTTCCTGACATCCAAACCATTTCATATGGTGCCAATTCACataaattgaaaagaaattcatttcCCTATGCATGGGGGGAAAACAGCActtatggaaaatatttaaatgtcacATGAAAATCACTCATACAATAAAATACTTGAGTATCAATGTAATAGTTCACAGTAGACATTTATCAAAGAATCTGGCTGATTTTGATATACTAGAATACATATGGAAAGCTGATATTTTAATTAGTCAATAGATATTAAAATGACTAAGGAATAATAATAGATTACCCAGAACTCTAATAGTAAAGCAACTAAGTGTTTAAGCTTTGGATCCAATTTGGCAAGCGTCATACTACTTCTAGGACTATATTGCCACCTTTGACTGCAGCAAGTGAATGAATAGGTAAAAGTATAAGGAATGAAAATGTATTCAAGTTCATTTTGCAAGTTATGGAAATGATGACTTTTTATATGATTCTCAAAAGAAGGAAGCACCaggaaaaaacttaaaaacataagCACAGTTAGTTTTCAGCTTTTAACAATATCCATACCAAATAGGAAGGATTAATTTGTTCCCCAGGTCATATTGTTAACTATTATTGcaattgttttgtttgtctgattctttttgtttggggggagatGTAGTCTGAACACATCTTCAGACCAGAGTGCTGAAAGCAAAGGGAGAGAGATCCAGACTCATCAGAAAAAGTGATCAGGTGATTTTCAAAGTgactctagagaaaaaaaatcagtaccaAGAAATCTATTCCTTCCCCAAGTCATATTCTCTTTCCTCTGCCCTTCTTAAAAGTTACACATCTTTGCTTAAATAAATAGGTTTGAAAGCATTGAGAACAAAAtgtctataaataaattttagaatgcCAACAATATCATAGATACTTAAGGAAAGGAATCTGTTCTCTAGGGAAGATGACCAAACATCCCTCTACTCATTTTCTAGACAGTCTTGGGATGCTGGAAGGGGTGTTTCTGATAGGTGGCTTCTAGAAGAAAACAAATCTTTggctattcaaaataaaaaattagagaacATAAACTTGAGTCTTTtagtatattaatattaaatagtggcaaataaaaaattttagataaCTGGAGTCAGGAAATGCCATAGTACTTTAGctccaaaatttacaaaatataaaatatctctacaataaagagaaaagaggttTTTGAAAGAAACACGTGCTACGAAGCATAGAAATATTACAACTAAGTCACTAGTGGTATTAAACTATCAGGAGCTATAGTGTTTATTGATCAGCTGCCATAAGAATTGAGAAATAGAGTTTTTCTGATTGCTTTTTATTAATTAACAGTGTCATTTTCCACTCTATAATGAACACTGGAAATATACTGATGGATAACATAATCTCGGCAAACTGAGGGACTCATAGTCTTTCTAtagtttttctaatattttataactaatCATTATTTAAGTATAAAGTGACTAATATATGAgtattttgtaaattatattttgaacaCAAATTATGCCTAGCTTAACTACTTCATAATAAGTTATTAtcaactgaaaaattaaaaatgttttatgtgctTACTTAGCTACTTTTCTCTGTAATATACTGAAATATTATCCTAATATTCTATTCCTCAGATTCAAAGTTTATGATTTATTCACATGACCAGCATGTTTCTGAAGAAAGTAATGAAAAATCATTCTGTAACAACATTCATCCTGTTGGGATTAACAGATGATCCACTTCTACAGATTTTGCTATCCATAATGTTGTTTCTCACCTACATTTTAACTCTCATGGgaaatataataattatcattCTCACTCTGGTGGATTCTCACCTTAAAACACCCATGTACTTTTTCCTTCGAAATTTCtccatattagaaataatatttacaaCTGTCTGTGTTCCCCGATTCTTGTACAGCTTGACAACTGGGGACAAAAGTGTTTCCTATAATGCTTGTGCTACTCAGTTATTTTTTGGGATCCTCACTGGGGCAACAGAATTTTTTCTTCTAACTACCATGTcctatgaccgctatgtggccatTTGCAAGCCATTACACTACACTAACATCATGAGTGAAAAGCTATGCATCATTTTTGTTGGTTTATGTTGGCTATTTGGCTTAATTGTCATAGCACCACCACTTTGCATGGGCCTTCAGCTAGATTTCTGTGATTCTAATCTCATTGACCATTTTGGTTGTGATGCAGCTCCTCTGCTCAAGATCGTTTGCTCAGACACTCAATTTGTAGAGCAAATTGTTTTAATCATGGCTGTGATGACTCTCATACTTACACTAATCTGTGTAGTTCTGTCTTATACATACATCATCAAGACTATTCTGAGACTTCCTTCAgctcaacaaagaaaaaaagctttCTCCACCTGTTCCTCCCACATGATTGTAGTTTCCATTACATATGGAAGCTGCATCTTTATCTATGTCAAACCTGCAAAGGAAGGAGTAGCCATAAATAAGGTCGTGTCATTGCTCAATACTTCACTTATCCCTTTGATGAAccctttcatttattctttgcGAAATAAGCAAGTGAAACAAGCGTTCAAGGACTCAATTAAAAAGATGGCATTTCTTTCAAAGAACTAAGAAACTAAAAAGACTTTTTAACTTGAATATATGTAGCAAAGGATAAGGTTCTTGGTGGGAAAATATGATCTCTTGAGCTTAATACTTTCCCTGCAAACAAGCCTAAAGTTCTAGTACATATGGAACATTCTTCAATATAAGCCACATACTGGATCATAACTCAAgcatgtaatttatatttataaagtatatcatttataaatttctggatatattaatttatttattcatactgAATATTTTGTAAGAGCACTCAAAGGTAGAAATTAATTATAATGCACCAAAACTCAGTATAAAGAGATAATGCAGTCGCCGTGTTCATATTGTAACAGCTACAAAGATACTCTGTTCTGGAATTTTAAATCAATCCTTGAAAAATCAAGGTATAGTGGCCACACACTGAAGCTGGCTATCTTTGAATGAGAGGACATTCCAAGCCCCACTTTGCTGAAGACACATTTATTGATATAACTGCTGTATTTGCTGCTTTGCCTAGAACATTATTACCTTACGcctctatgattctctgcagAAACAACGATCTGACCAAACTCCCAATATGCAAGGAAACATGGCAACTGAGaatatgccccacaaaagctgcagtatcagtaatTGTGCTCTGAATTCCttgacaacttcatttttttgagACTATCATCCCGATAGGTACACACCAATATAGATGtcaatgtgtagctgaggtcacttaatatttggaaatatatgaaataacagaatggtcaacaaGCAACAAgtgcttactaaaccttcagTCAGTGTCTTAACAACTTCAttgaagagaaaattattttcacaaatttgcttgtcactttgttgctttctataatttttattctcttcctttctcttttttatttctatttatttttaataacttttttctcACTTATCTGGTAACAAATGTATTACTGTCAACTATacgatgcatttttttaaataaagtaaaatttaaaaaatcagtactAAGGGAAAATTTAAAACCCTACAGACTTAcgtcaagaaaaaataaaaaatttaaaacaataatctTCATCATAGAGAAACtggcaaaacaacaaataaaagtaaagaatgaAGCAAAAATCGTAAGAGGAATTAATCACATAGTAATtgggaaaacaatacaaaggGTCAATGAATTCTgaaattcttcatttaaaaaaagaaagattaacaaatgagaaagaaatgcCAAATCAATTAGATCAGATAAAAATGAACATCTCAATAAATTAAGAATAGAGTTCCCTATGACAGTTATTTCACTTGTTGTATCTACACCCAAAGCACAAAAACTTTAACTGAAAATGATGCATGTATTTATATGTTCATTGTTGTGTATAATAGCCAGGATACTGAAACAACTCAAACTCGGTAAATGAGTTTTGATATGCATAAATCAAAACCATGACTATTAACAtgattataaaatacatatatctaaattagaataaaaaggtaaatatagaatctatggtatatatacataatagaccattaaatataaaaatcagaaaaattaaaatcctgCAATATGGATGTAACTGGAAGAAATTAGATTAAAAGAAGTAAATAGGAGAAGAATAAATATCaggtatttttttctgctttgtacaatgaaaagacagaactaaagaaATTGTCATCAATGACCaaatattattctatgtttatcaaGGGAGTTGAGATAAGAAATAATAACCGGGGACTGGttagatagcaaagcagtagggtgtttgccttgcacacaactgaccccagacaaatggtggttcaaatcccgacatcctgtatagtcccccaagcctgccaggggcgatttctgggcacagagccaggataacctctgagcaccgctgggtgtgacccccccaaaaggaaaaatataataactagatatgtaatatattttattgaatatttagtatatatataataaatataaatataaggttACTAAAAACACATCTTTagcacaaatttatttatatctattatgAGGACTAaattgaaaggaagaaaggaaggaaggaaggaagaaggaaggaaggaaggaaggaaggaaggaaggaaggaaggaaggaaggaaggaaggaaggaaggaaggaagaaaggaaggaaggaaggaaggaaggaaggaaggaaggaaggaaggaaggaaggaaggaaggaaggaaggagggagggagggagggagggagggaaggaaggaaggaaggaaggaaggaaggaaggaaggaaggaaggaaggaaggaaggaaggaaggaggagggagggagggagggaaggagggaagaaaggaaggaaggaaggaaggaaggaaggaaggaaggaaggaaggaaggagggaaggagggagggaaggaaggaaggaaggaagaaaggaaggaaggaaggagagaaggaaggaaggaaggaaggaaggaagggaaggagggagggaaggaaggaaggaaggaaggagggaaggagggagggaaggaaggaaggaagggaaggagggagggaaggaaggaaggaaggaaggaaggaaggagggaaggagggagggaaggaaggaaggaaggaaggaaggaaggaaggaaggaaggaaggagggaaggagggagggaaggaaggaaggaaggaaggaaggagggaaggaaggaaggaaggaaggaaggaaggagagaaggaaggaaggaaggaagggaaggagggagggaaggaaggaaggaaggaaggaagggaaggagggagggaaggaaggaaggaaggaaggaaggaaggaaggaaggaaggaaggaaggaaggaaggaagggaaggagggagggaaggaaggaagggaaggagggagggaagaaaggaaggaaggaagggaaggagggagggaagaaaggaaggaaggaaggaaggaaggaaggaaggaaggaaggaaggaaggaaggaaggaaggaaggaaggaaggaaggaaggaaggaaggaaaaaactcaaggcctgagcaatagcacagtggtagggcttttgtcttacgtgcggctgacccaggacagacctaggttcgatccccagcatgctatatggtctcctgagccaggagcgatttctgagtgcatagccaggagtaacccctgaatgtcaccagtgtggcccaaaaacaaacaaaacaaaacaaaaacaaaaacaaaaaacacaaaaatctgtGATTACTTTTACAAACATGCAAAACTATTATaaccaattattttaattaaatcaatatgagatacagagaaaaaatgatagttgaattttaggtatACAATGCTCCAACACCTATTTCCTCACCAGTTTTTGTTTCTTGCCTCCAATTTCCCCAACTTCCCTTCTGTTCTGCCCCTTTCCCAACTCATCTTTACAGTACacacatttcttctctttttctccctttttttcctttctggctCTATTTTTTGTATAATGGTTATTAATACTTTCATGCAAATCACTACAACCATtcagttctctctcttttctatagtgattattttcttttgttatcatCATAGACATCCTTCTCTGGTATAATTACATTTCCTTTCAATCATTTCTACTTTATTATTCTCATGATGTTTTATATCCCACGATGAATGTGATCATTtatgcctatctctctctctttgactcacTGCACTCAACATAATAACTCTATGCCCATTTATGtgtaactttattttcttttatagctACAAAGTATTGTTCCACTGTATAGATGTACTATTCTATctttactcatctgttcttggacagttATGTTGTTTTCAGTTTCTGGCTAATATAAGGTTTTGAAATGAAAATTAGCAGTACAGCTGCCTTTTTTACACTGTGTTTTTAGGCCCccagggtacatccctaggagtgatagTGCTGGGTCATATAAGAGCTCAAATTCTAGTTTAATGGGGAATGtacatatagttttccaaaatgACTGAACCAATCTACATTTCCATTGGCATTAAATGtgatttcctttctcccctccatatcagcactagttgttcttcttctttttgatgtgtgctagtctctgaaACAAAATTTCATTCTTTTGAGGAGCATCTCTCTAATTATtaatgatgtgaaacatttttatgtgccttctaTTTTTTAGGAAGTATCTGTTCTTTTATAGACTTACATGTTTGTTTTCTTAGTAAACcctatcagtgccttatatatttcttagatattaatcttttataaaatgggtattgggtgactatATTTCAAATCtctgggtagtctttgtattttAGCCACCATTGCCTTTCAGTTTTAGAAGCTTCTTAGTGtaacatagtcccatttgttaCCTTCGTTTATAGTTCCTTAATTAGTGGTGCTTCTTCCTtgtgtcatggagagttctatGTTTAACATTATATACTTTGTTGTTATTATAGGTCTCATATTAATATCTTAATCCATTTTATTCGACTTATAAATATCCATtggacatatataaatatataggacATATATAAATATGGACTATATATCCATTTCATTAGCATTATAaaaaggtctgagttcattttatgGCATGTAGCTCCAGTTTTCCCTGTAGCACTTACTTAAATTCTCttacttaattaaattaattaataaattaattaattaaattcacTTACTTAATTCTCCACCaatatttcttgttcttttatcaaatattaattgatcatatacctgatgGTTCAGTCTATCTCAGTATCTTTAAGTCTATTACAttgcattgatctgagggtctgactttattagtctcattctttttaaattactaCAGCTTTGTATTACAACTTGAAAGTTGGGGAAACTGAAGCCTCCCAAATCTTGTCTCCCATGTATTGCTTGAACTATTCATAgtagtttatttttccatataataCAAGAGTGTCTGACTACTTCTATGAAAAATATCTTGCATATCATATtgattgcattaaatttgcaaATTGGGAATTACTGTCATTTaactatgttatttttttcaatcCATGAATATGAATGTAGTACATTttcttgtttccatttttatttcttgaagcagtggtTTTAGCTTACTTTGTATATGTACTTTATATTAAATTGGtagcaaaatatttcattttctcatggaaaattattaatttaatttgtttaaatgcctctttcttctttcttatttgttGAGAAAACCTATAGATAATTCCATATCAAATTTGTATcctgtcacttttcttttttaccatattttttcaattctttttttattcattttttatttaaacaacattattacatacatgattgtgtttgggtttcagtcatgtaaaaaacatcacccatcgccagtgcaacattcccatcaccaatgtcccaaatctccctcctccccacccgaaccccacctgtactctagacaggctttctattttcctagtacattctcattattaggatagttcaaaacgtagttatttctctaactaaactcatccctgtttgtgctgAGCCTCattaggtgagctgtaacttccagctcttttctcttttgtatctgaaagttattattgcaagaatgtctttcatttttcttaaaac from Suncus etruscus isolate mSunEtr1 chromosome 11, mSunEtr1.pri.cur, whole genome shotgun sequence harbors:
- the LOC126023052 gene encoding olfactory receptor 6C2-like — protein: MKNHSVTTFILLGLTDDPLLQILLSIMLFLTYILTLMGNIIIIILTLVDSHLKTPMYFFLRNFSILEIIFTTVCVPRFLYSLTTGDKSVSYNACATQLFFGILTGATEFFLLTTMSYDRYVAICKPLHYTNIMSEKLCIIFVGLCWLFGLIVIAPPLCMGLQLDFCDSNLIDHFGCDAAPLLKIVCSDTQFVEQIVLIMAVMTLILTLICVVLSYTYIIKTILRLPSAQQRKKAFSTCSSHMIVVSITYGSCIFIYVKPAKEGVAINKVVSLLNTSLIPLMNPFIYSLRNKQVKQAFKDSIKKMAFLSKN